In Malus sylvestris chromosome 16, drMalSylv7.2, whole genome shotgun sequence, the following are encoded in one genomic region:
- the LOC126606393 gene encoding universal stress protein PHOS32-like — MGKIGTKLPNFCLNRIRPHVRVRSPPIQSKPDASDVAKKSSDGKFEDSGNVGEEEKVKAAGGGGDENPKKAGLVIARKIMIVVDSSLEAKGAIQWALSHTVQSQDKIVLLHVTKSSNSKQAKGEEASKEIAPSPRAYSLVHSLRNMCQLKRPEVEIEVAVVVEGNKEKGPTILEEAKKQEVGLLVLGQKKKSTTWRLLMMWAGNRVGGGCGGVVEYCIQNASCMAVAVRRKSRKVGGYLITTKRQKDFWLLA; from the exons ATGGGGAAAATAGGCACAAAATTGCCTAATTTCTGCCTAAACAGGATTAGGCCACACGTGAGGGTTCGTTCACCACCGATACAGTCCAAGCCAGATGCTTCAGATGTCGCTAAAAAAAGTAGTGATGGAAAATTTGAGGATTCTGGGAATGttggagaagaagagaaagtgAAAGcagctggtggtggtggtgatgagaACCCTAAAAAAGCTGGGTTGGTAATAGCTCGGAAAATCATGATTGTGGTTGATTCCAGCCTTGAAGCCAAAGGAGCCATCCAATGGGCTCTCTCTCACACTGTGCAAAGCCAGGATAAAATTGTGCTGCTTCATGTCACCAAATCTTCAAACTCAAAACAAG CTAAAGGTGAGGAGGCCAGCAAGGAGATAGCACCATCTCCAAGGGCTTATTCACTTGTCCATTCTTTGAGGAACATGTGTCAGTTGAAGAGACCAGAGGTAGAAATTGAGGTTGCAGTGGTGGTGGAAGGGAATAAGGAGAAAGGTCCAACAATACTGGAAGAGGCAAAGAAACAAGAAGTGGGACTGCTTGTTCTGGGGCAGAAAAAGAAGTCTACCACATGGCGTCTGCTGATGATGTGGGCCGGCAACCGGGTCGGTGGCGGCTGCGGCGGTGTGGTGGAGTACTGTATACAAAATGCCAGTTGCATGGCAGTTGCTGTGAGGAGGAAAAGCAGGAAGGTTGGAGGGTATTTGATTACTACAAAGCGCCAGAAAGATTTCTGGCTATTGGCCTAA